A stretch of Helicobacteraceae bacterium DNA encodes these proteins:
- the ribA gene encoding GTP cyclohydrolase II: protein MNIEISEIANLPTKHGVFKAQAFREGGKDHMVIRTERLDCPAPLVRVHSECLTGDALFSRKCDCGEQLDMAMKLIAAERCGAILYLRQEGRNIGLFNKINAYALQDRGLDTFEANHQLGFADDERSYEIAEYILKYLGLKRIRLLTNNPSKIESLKGVEILKREPLIIKPNPHNEVYLRVKKEKSGHLL, encoded by the coding sequence ATGAATATAGAAATATCGGAAATCGCCAATTTGCCTACCAAGCACGGCGTCTTTAAAGCGCAGGCGTTCAGAGAGGGGGGCAAGGATCATATGGTTATTCGCACGGAGCGGCTCGACTGCCCCGCGCCGCTTGTGCGCGTGCATAGCGAATGTCTTACGGGCGACGCTCTCTTTAGCCGCAAGTGCGATTGCGGCGAACAGCTCGACATGGCGATGAAACTGATCGCCGCCGAGCGGTGCGGGGCAATCTTATATCTGCGCCAAGAGGGCAGAAATATCGGGCTTTTTAACAAAATAAACGCATACGCGTTGCAAGATCGGGGGCTGGATACCTTCGAGGCGAATCATCAATTAGGCTTTGCCGACGACGAGCGCAGTTACGAAATCGCCGAATATATATTAAAGTATTTGGGGTTAAAACGCATACGATTGTTAACTAATAACCCCAGCAAAATAGAGAGTCTTAAAGGCGTAGAGATTCTCAAGCGCGAGCCGCTGATTATTAAGCCGAACCCGCACAACGAAGTTTATCTGCGCGTCAAAAAAGAAAAAAGCGGACACCTGTTGTAA
- a CDS encoding pirin family protein, whose amino-acid sequence MLRYIDHKLMGRGKKDWLESHFHFSFADYRNPDNVQFGALRVLNDDTVKAGGGFGPHPHKNMEIISYVIEGELTHGDTMGNRRTLKRGEAQYMSAGKGVLHSEMNLGKTPLRFLQIWIIPDQSGYAPNYGDYQFEFEDRRDRWLAIASCVDNAKTDAPIRIHQDVNLYATALSAGKTIDFEIKTGRQAYLVLIEGAALVTAKTSGEKATLNERDAAEIANEGVSIKAQGEAHALIIEMKKS is encoded by the coding sequence ATGCTTCGATATATAGATCACAAATTGATGGGGCGCGGCAAAAAAGATTGGCTAGAGAGCCATTTTCACTTCTCGTTCGCGGATTACCGCAACCCCGATAACGTGCAATTTGGCGCGTTGCGCGTCCTAAACGACGACACGGTTAAGGCGGGCGGGGGCTTCGGACCGCACCCGCACAAAAATATGGAGATTATCTCCTACGTAATCGAAGGCGAATTAACGCACGGCGACACGATGGGCAACAGACGGACGCTTAAACGCGGCGAGGCGCAGTATATGAGCGCGGGCAAGGGCGTTTTGCATAGCGAGATGAATCTTGGTAAAACGCCGCTTAGGTTTTTGCAAATATGGATTATTCCCGATCAGAGCGGCTACGCGCCAAATTACGGCGATTATCAGTTCGAGTTCGAAGATCGCCGCGATCGCTGGCTGGCGATCGCCTCTTGCGTCGATAACGCGAAAACCGACGCGCCGATTAGGATTCATCAAGACGTCAATCTTTACGCGACGGCGCTAAGCGCGGGCAAAACGATAGATTTTGAGATCAAAACTGGTAGGCAGGCGTATCTGGTTTTGATCGAGGGCGCGGCGCTAGTAACCGCCAAAACAAGCGGCGAAAAGGCGACGCTAAACGAGCGCGACGCGGCGGAGATCGCTAACGAGGGCGTCTCTATAAAAGCGCAAGGCGAGGCGCACGCGCTGATTATCGAGATGAAAAAATCTTGA
- the dnaG gene encoding DNA primase encodes MIKKESIELLKSRVDIVDLIGSHIELKRSGATYKARCPFHEERTASFNVSPKGFYYCFGCQAKGDVITFVQQIERLTFEEAAQKIADQYNIALEYETGARVKKRDYRPLEALKTFFVEELSKNDEATGYLRSRGLSEATIERFEIGYAPDSYAQLDFLRREKIPFEAAKEAGALVEDEGGRFYARFTKRVIFPIYTPNGAIAGFGGRTLVNHPAKYINSPQSEFFNKSRLLYGFNIAREAILKQKTAILCEGYMDAVMLHQAGFSNAIATLGTALTNDHLPLLKRLDDPKIILSYDSDAAGQEAAFKASVLLAAHNFKGGAATIEGGKDPADLIAGGGAETLARAYENAKPFAKYAVEKIIDRSRDFDAAFDEAQSFIDSLSRFSAEETARYAAAKLAIDFRRFKIRAKNAIAPTLLSGKQDLGELALIKTLSLDGELHASLIDYLDAALFSSHRDLYNALINGDINALRPLQSEDRIKPLNREETLNAIRRLAAIFCEKEARLLRAERETARMKEALKAIVRLRNGEMIVFRRF; translated from the coding sequence ATGATAAAAAAAGAGTCGATCGAACTGTTGAAATCCCGCGTGGATATAGTCGATCTGATTGGATCGCACATCGAGCTGAAGCGATCGGGCGCGACATATAAGGCGCGCTGCCCCTTTCACGAGGAGCGCACCGCCAGCTTTAACGTTAGTCCAAAGGGTTTTTACTACTGCTTTGGCTGCCAAGCAAAGGGCGACGTTATCACTTTTGTTCAGCAGATTGAACGGCTAACCTTCGAGGAGGCGGCGCAAAAAATCGCCGATCAATATAACATCGCGCTTGAATACGAAACGGGCGCGCGGGTGAAAAAACGCGATTACCGCCCGCTAGAGGCGCTGAAAACTTTTTTTGTCGAAGAGCTTAGCAAGAACGACGAAGCTACGGGGTATCTAAGATCGCGCGGGCTTAGCGAAGCGACAATAGAGCGTTTCGAGATTGGCTACGCGCCCGATAGTTACGCGCAACTGGATTTTTTGCGGCGCGAAAAGATACCCTTCGAGGCGGCAAAAGAGGCGGGCGCGCTTGTCGAGGACGAAGGAGGCAGGTTTTACGCGCGTTTTACCAAGCGCGTAATTTTTCCCATTTACACCCCAAACGGCGCGATCGCGGGCTTTGGCGGCAGAACGCTTGTCAATCACCCCGCGAAATATATCAACTCGCCGCAGAGCGAGTTTTTTAACAAGTCGCGGCTTTTATACGGATTTAATATCGCGCGCGAGGCGATACTAAAGCAAAAAACCGCGATTTTGTGCGAAGGCTATATGGACGCGGTTATGCTACACCAAGCGGGTTTTTCAAACGCGATCGCGACGCTCGGCACGGCGCTAACCAACGACCATCTACCTTTGCTAAAACGGCTTGACGATCCGAAAATCATTCTCTCCTACGATAGCGACGCGGCGGGGCAGGAGGCGGCTTTTAAGGCTTCGGTTCTATTGGCGGCGCATAATTTCAAGGGCGGCGCGGCGACAATCGAGGGCGGTAAGGACCCCGCCGACCTAATCGCCGGCGGCGGCGCGGAAACGCTTGCCCGCGCTTATGAAAACGCGAAACCTTTCGCAAAATACGCGGTTGAAAAAATTATCGATCGATCGCGCGATTTCGACGCGGCGTTTGACGAGGCGCAGAGCTTTATAGATTCGCTCTCCAGATTTTCGGCGGAAGAGACGGCGCGATACGCGGCGGCAAAGCTGGCGATAGATTTCAGGCGTTTTAAGATTCGCGCCAAAAACGCGATCGCGCCCACGCTGTTAAGCGGCAAGCAGGATTTAGGCGAGCTGGCGCTGATAAAGACGCTCTCTTTGGACGGCGAACTGCACGCAAGCCTGATCGACTATCTTGACGCGGCGCTTTTTTCAAGCCATCGCGATCTCTATAACGCGCTAATAAACGGCGATATAAACGCGCTTCGCCCCTTGCAAAGCGAAGATAGGATTAAACCGCTAAACAGAGAGGAGACGTTAAACGCCATAAGGCGGCTGGCGGCGATCTTTTGCGAAAAAGAGGCGCGTCTGCTACGCGCCGAACGCGAGACGGCGCGTATGAAAGAGGCGCTAAAGGCGATCGTGCGTTTGCGAAACGGCGAAATGATCGTCTTTAGACGCTTTTAG
- a CDS encoding TIGR04219 family outer membrane beta-barrel protein: MKKFLIFSAFLCASAFGDLLGFGAGGGVWQADPSGKAEYKKSGLGDRFDVKKVGLDKTTNGYLWAYVEHEVPILPNFRIDGAAFSADGTKSVNLDFGGAHFSGETKTELTMNQVDIIGYYMLPIPAIDIRLGLGAETIDGSLKLSGGGRSAKADLSFALPIAYGGVRFELPSIPVGIEADLKYIAYDKSRVSDARAKIDWAFIDSIVSAAIEIGYRSRSIAIEDLSGTDGEVDVTIDGVFAGASVRF, from the coding sequence ATGAAAAAGTTTTTGATATTTAGCGCGTTTTTGTGCGCGAGCGCGTTTGGCGATCTGCTAGGCTTTGGCGCGGGCGGCGGCGTTTGGCAAGCCGATCCAAGCGGCAAGGCGGAGTATAAGAAAAGCGGCTTAGGCGATCGCTTTGACGTTAAGAAAGTCGGGCTAGACAAGACGACAAACGGCTATCTGTGGGCATACGTCGAGCATGAGGTTCCGATTCTGCCCAATTTCAGAATCGACGGCGCGGCGTTTAGCGCGGACGGAACCAAAAGCGTCAATCTCGATTTCGGCGGGGCGCATTTTAGCGGCGAGACCAAAACCGAATTGACTATGAATCAGGTCGATATTATCGGATACTACATGCTGCCGATACCCGCGATCGATATTCGGCTAGGACTCGGCGCGGAGACGATCGACGGCTCGCTAAAACTTTCGGGGGGCGGGCGTAGCGCAAAAGCGGACCTCTCGTTCGCGCTTCCGATCGCCTACGGCGGCGTTCGCTTTGAACTGCCGTCGATTCCGGTTGGAATCGAAGCGGATTTGAAATATATCGCTTATGATAAATCGCGCGTTAGCGACGCGCGCGCCAAGATCGACTGGGCGTTTATCGACTCGATAGTAAGCGCGGCGATCGAGATCGGCTACCGATCGCGCTCGATCGCGATAGAGGACCTAAGCGGAACCGACGGCGAAGTTGACGTAACGATAGACGGCGTATTCGCGGGCGCGTCCGTTAGGTTTTAA
- the pyrH gene encoding UMP kinase — protein MSKRVLVKFSGEALAAGNGFGIDTSVLKFIALELKELRDNDVEVGVVVGGGNFIRGVSAAADGLIKRSSGDYMGMLATVINAVALQEALEALGHSARVLSAIKMEQVCEPYIVRRACRHLEKGRLAIFAAGTGNPFFTTDTAATLRAIEVGASLLIKATKVDGVYMRDPKKFKEAKKLAELSYDEAMGDDIKVMDDTAIALAKDNSLPIAVCNMMDKGALLKVAKGDYAACSIIK, from the coding sequence ATGTCAAAGCGCGTTTTAGTGAAATTTTCAGGCGAGGCTTTAGCGGCTGGAAACGGTTTTGGGATCGACACGAGCGTTTTGAAATTTATCGCGCTCGAACTTAAAGAGCTTCGCGACAACGACGTCGAAGTGGGCGTGGTCGTCGGGGGCGGCAACTTTATACGCGGCGTTAGCGCCGCCGCCGACGGGCTTATTAAGCGAAGCAGCGGCGATTATATGGGCATGCTTGCCACCGTGATCAACGCGGTGGCTCTGCAAGAGGCGTTAGAGGCGTTAGGGCATAGCGCGCGCGTGCTAAGCGCGATCAAAATGGAGCAGGTGTGCGAGCCGTATATCGTTCGCCGCGCCTGTCGCCATCTGGAAAAAGGGCGGCTCGCCATTTTCGCCGCCGGCACCGGCAACCCGTTTTTCACGACGGACACCGCCGCGACGCTTAGGGCGATCGAGGTGGGCGCGTCGCTGTTGATCAAAGCTACGAAGGTGGACGGCGTGTATATGCGCGATCCGAAAAAATTCAAGGAAGCCAAAAAGCTCGCCGAGCTTAGTTACGATGAGGCGATGGGCGACGATATAAAGGTAATGGACGATACCGCGATTGCGCTTGCTAAAGATAATTCGTTGCCGATCGCCGTATGCAACATGATGGATAAAGGCGCTCTTTTAAAAGTGGCAAAAGGCGATTACGCCGCTTGTAGCATTATTAAATAA
- a CDS encoding DNA-directed RNA polymerase subunit omega: protein MRLEKVVSEALKYANDNRYLLSVGVAKRVAQLQSGAKPLVEIAKFEKPVDIALREIAAGLIEIKP from the coding sequence ATGCGTTTAGAGAAAGTCGTTTCGGAAGCGTTAAAATACGCAAACGACAATCGTTATCTTTTATCTGTGGGCGTGGCGAAAAGAGTCGCGCAGTTGCAAAGCGGAGCAAAGCCGCTAGTGGAGATCGCGAAATTCGAGAAGCCCGTCGATATAGCGCTTCGCGAAATTGCGGCGGGCTTAATTGAAATAAAGCCCTAA
- a CDS encoding RelA/SpoT family protein → MIEDLPSCFATIRDQSEAEELLFSLIDTPAIRKAREKAAKAHEGQTRKRGEPYIVHPLLVAASVAFFGGDEAMVAAGVLHDTIEDTDYDYEAIEADFGTDAANLVDGLTKIDRIREENLLPSDRKDEKLIESALTFRKMLLASIKDVRVLVVKLCDRMHNMLTLEALTEDKRRRIAEETLVVYAPIAHRLGIGLVKTLLEDRSFYYIFPKEYKEIDAFILSRGHSLRLGLNAFISEVKNLMLQNGFVEDGFEVVSRIKHYYSTYTKMQRKGIKIDEVLDLMAARILVRTPEECYKVLGLLHTRYRPLIARFKEYIALPKENGYQTLHTTLFHTSGIYEVQIRTYDMHKTAEYGIAAHWKYKAGALSPKLGWLESMQYSGENPLDFYELAKNDLFSDEIVVYSPRGDTFTLPRGATALDFAFIVHSDLGLRAISAHINRIKQPLLTELKTGDLVQIDAGEEVMPRCSWIEALKTSRAKNILRHACNQRSREIDRLNALSIVRFCLDEDALALESWLKLRGYEEAIRKVSRDNKLLDEIVGRYYKDKRKKSLFGLSAAAPKRYRIENIEICSPKAVSAIDFEHCCQPRYGDSILMFYGKKGRAVIHHKLCEYAYKRLKEGADAIKANWVGGKVGLFKLVVNLQNKKGELLAFLEYLFKREVNITTLSLGNGAESSLTWCGVTAEFPIATLSKIKGAIEKRFMVVSFEAANDSYKNAER, encoded by the coding sequence ATGATCGAGGACCTGCCCTCCTGCTTCGCGACAATCCGCGATCAGAGCGAAGCGGAAGAGCTGCTTTTTAGTCTAATCGACACGCCCGCGATTAGAAAAGCGCGCGAAAAAGCCGCCAAAGCGCACGAGGGGCAAACGCGCAAGAGGGGCGAACCGTATATCGTCCATCCGTTGCTAGTCGCGGCGAGCGTCGCGTTTTTTGGCGGCGATGAAGCGATGGTGGCGGCGGGCGTTTTGCACGATACGATCGAGGATACCGACTACGACTACGAGGCGATCGAAGCCGATTTTGGAACGGACGCGGCGAATCTGGTGGACGGGCTGACCAAAATCGATCGTATTCGCGAAGAGAATCTACTCCCTTCTGATCGGAAGGACGAAAAGCTAATCGAATCGGCGCTCACGTTTAGAAAGATGCTTTTAGCGTCGATTAAAGACGTGCGCGTGCTTGTCGTTAAGCTATGCGATCGCATGCATAATATGCTCACGCTAGAAGCGCTAACCGAAGACAAGCGCCGCCGCATAGCCGAAGAGACGCTGGTGGTATATGCGCCAATCGCGCATAGGTTAGGGATCGGGCTTGTCAAAACTCTGCTGGAAGATAGGAGCTTTTATTACATCTTCCCAAAGGAGTATAAGGAGATCGACGCTTTTATACTCTCTCGCGGACATTCGCTAAGGCTTGGCTTGAACGCGTTTATTTCGGAAGTTAAAAACCTTATGCTTCAAAACGGCTTTGTCGAAGACGGATTTGAAGTCGTTTCAAGAATTAAACACTACTACTCCACCTATACCAAAATGCAACGCAAAGGCATTAAGATCGACGAGGTGCTAGACCTGATGGCGGCTAGAATACTGGTGCGAACGCCCGAAGAGTGCTACAAGGTTCTTGGTCTTTTGCATACGCGATACCGCCCGCTGATCGCCCGCTTTAAGGAGTATATCGCGCTGCCTAAAGAAAACGGATACCAGACGCTCCACACGACGCTCTTTCACACTAGCGGCATATACGAGGTTCAGATTCGCACCTACGATATGCACAAAACCGCCGAATACGGGATCGCCGCGCACTGGAAATATAAAGCCGGCGCGCTCTCGCCAAAGCTGGGCTGGCTGGAATCTATGCAATACAGCGGCGAAAATCCGCTCGATTTTTACGAGCTTGCCAAAAACGATCTCTTTAGCGACGAGATTGTCGTCTATTCGCCGCGCGGCGATACCTTCACCCTGCCTCGCGGCGCGACGGCGCTGGATTTTGCCTTTATCGTCCATAGCGATCTGGGGCTTAGGGCAATTTCGGCGCATATCAACCGTATAAAACAGCCGCTGTTAACCGAGTTAAAAACGGGCGATCTCGTTCAGATCGACGCCGGAGAAGAGGTTATGCCGCGTTGCAGTTGGATCGAGGCGCTAAAAACCTCGCGGGCGAAAAATATCCTGCGCCACGCGTGCAACCAAAGAAGCCGCGAGATCGATCGCCTTAACGCGCTATCTATAGTCCGCTTCTGTCTGGACGAGGATGCGCTTGCGTTGGAAAGCTGGCTGAAATTGCGCGGTTACGAGGAGGCGATCCGCAAGGTTTCGCGCGATAATAAACTGCTAGACGAGATCGTAGGGCGCTACTATAAAGACAAACGCAAGAAATCGCTTTTTGGGTTAAGCGCCGCCGCGCCTAAACGGTATCGCATAGAAAACATAGAGATTTGCTCTCCCAAAGCGGTAAGCGCGATCGACTTCGAGCATTGCTGCCAACCAAGATACGGCGATTCTATACTTATGTTTTACGGCAAAAAGGGACGCGCCGTAATTCATCACAAGCTGTGCGAATACGCCTATAAGCGTCTCAAAGAGGGCGCGGACGCGATCAAGGCAAATTGGGTGGGCGGCAAGGTGGGCTTGTTTAAGCTAGTCGTCAATTTACAAAACAAAAAGGGCGAACTACTCGCATTCTTGGAGTATCTGTTCAAACGCGAGGTAAATATAACCACGCTTTCGTTGGGAAACGGTGCGGAAAGCTCGCTGACGTGGTGCGGCGTAACGGCGGAGTTTCCGATTGCGACGCTAAGCAAGATAAAAGGCGCGATCGAGAAGCGGTTTATGGTCGTTTCTTTCGAGGCGGCAAACGATTCATATAAAAACGCGGAGCGATAA
- the tyrS gene encoding tyrosine--tRNA ligase yields the protein MMVQEALTEIKRGCLELIDETKITKCLTAWFEKGENWRVKAGFDPTAPDLHYGHTALLSKLAAMQKYGAIVQFLIGDFTATIGDPTGKNQTRKVLTRGEVMNNAKTYERQVFKILDPNKTKIVFNGEWLNELGAAGIVALARESSVARMLERDDFEKRYRAQTPIAISEFLYPLLQGYDSVYLNSDLELGGSDQKFNLLMGRQLQKAYGKSEQAVMTMPLLEGLDGAQKMSKSLGNYIGIDESANEQHAKIMSVSDELMWRWYELLSFKTVKEIEALKRGGEHPKKIKEALALELVSRYCGEAAARKAKEEFDRVHKQGDVPSDAQSFSFKAPIWIGKAFMDAKLVASTSELNRMIQSKSVKINAEIIADFKIELSAGEYIAQVGKRKFAKIKVN from the coding sequence ATAATGGTTCAAGAGGCGCTAACGGAGATCAAACGCGGCTGTTTGGAGTTGATCGACGAGACAAAAATAACCAAATGTTTGACGGCGTGGTTTGAAAAAGGCGAAAATTGGCGCGTTAAAGCGGGCTTTGATCCAACCGCGCCCGATCTACATTACGGGCATACGGCGTTGTTAAGCAAACTCGCCGCGATGCAAAAATACGGCGCGATCGTCCAATTTCTAATCGGCGATTTCACGGCTACGATCGGCGATCCTACGGGTAAAAACCAAACGCGAAAGGTTTTGACGCGCGGCGAGGTTATGAACAACGCCAAAACCTACGAAAGGCAGGTTTTTAAAATTCTTGATCCAAACAAGACCAAAATCGTTTTTAACGGCGAATGGCTTAACGAACTAGGCGCGGCGGGGATCGTGGCGCTTGCTAGAGAGTCGAGCGTGGCGCGCATGTTAGAGCGCGACGATTTTGAAAAGCGTTACAGAGCGCAAACGCCGATCGCGATCAGCGAATTTTTGTATCCGTTGCTACAGGGATACGACAGCGTCTATCTTAACAGCGATCTGGAGCTTGGCGGTAGCGATCAGAAGTTCAATCTGCTTATGGGTCGCCAACTGCAAAAAGCATACGGCAAAAGCGAACAGGCGGTGATGACCATGCCGCTTTTAGAGGGTTTAGACGGCGCGCAAAAGATGAGTAAAAGTCTTGGCAACTATATCGGCATAGACGAAAGCGCCAACGAGCAACACGCAAAAATTATGAGCGTCTCCGACGAGCTTATGTGGCGGTGGTATGAACTTTTGAGTTTCAAAACCGTAAAGGAGATCGAAGCGTTAAAGCGCGGCGGCGAGCATCCAAAAAAGATCAAGGAGGCTTTGGCGCTCGAGCTTGTTTCGCGCTATTGCGGCGAAGCGGCGGCGCGTAAAGCTAAAGAGGAGTTTGATCGCGTTCACAAACAAGGCGACGTCCCAAGCGACGCGCAAAGTTTTAGCTTCAAAGCGCCGATATGGATAGGCAAGGCGTTTATGGATGCGAAACTGGTCGCTTCTACTAGCGAGCTAAACCGTATGATACAATCAAAATCGGTTAAAATAAACGCCGAGATTATCGCCGATTTCAAAATCGAATTGAGCGCGGGAGAGTATATCGCGCAGGTCGGCAAAAGAAAGTTTGCGAAAATAAAGGTAAATTAA
- a CDS encoding nitronate monooxygenase, with protein sequence MQFKEIKIGRHTIKYPIIQGGMGVGISWSQLAGAVSLAGALGVISAIGTGYYHNRAFVTKQQLGRPANTEQFYNRKATFQIFEDARKICGDKPLGANVLHAINDYPRVIRDVCEAGADIIITGAGLPMNMPEYAADFPNVALVPIVSSAKALRLIAKRWEQRYKRVPDAIVLEGPLSGGHQGFTYEQCLDPNYQLENLIKPVVAEAKSIASNIPVFAAGGIWTHDDIVKFMELGADGAQIGTRFIGTYECDAPQAFKELLIRCKQEDIELLHSPVGYPARGIRTNLIELVDKRLGPPIQCVSNCVVPCKRGIEAKAVGYCIADRLSDAAEGNLETGLFFTGSNGYRIDRFISVSDLIKKLVYGEDS encoded by the coding sequence TTGCAATTTAAAGAGATTAAAATCGGTCGCCATACGATCAAATATCCAATTATTCAAGGCGGCATGGGAGTCGGAATCAGTTGGTCGCAATTAGCCGGCGCGGTAAGTTTAGCGGGCGCGCTTGGCGTTATCAGCGCGATCGGCACGGGCTACTACCACAACCGCGCGTTTGTAACCAAACAACAGCTAGGTCGTCCCGCCAATACCGAGCAGTTTTACAACCGCAAGGCGACCTTTCAGATTTTCGAGGACGCGCGCAAAATATGCGGCGACAAGCCGCTTGGCGCAAACGTGCTTCACGCTATCAACGACTACCCGCGCGTAATTCGCGACGTATGCGAAGCCGGCGCGGATATAATAATCACCGGCGCGGGATTGCCGATGAATATGCCCGAATACGCCGCCGACTTTCCAAACGTGGCGCTTGTTCCGATAGTTTCAAGCGCCAAAGCCTTGAGGCTGATCGCCAAACGCTGGGAGCAGCGCTATAAAAGAGTCCCCGACGCGATCGTGCTGGAAGGACCGCTTAGCGGCGGGCATCAGGGTTTTACCTACGAGCAGTGCCTCGATCCGAATTATCAACTTGAAAATCTTATAAAACCCGTTGTGGCGGAGGCTAAATCTATCGCGAGTAACATTCCCGTTTTCGCCGCCGGCGGGATATGGACGCATGACGATATAGTCAAATTTATGGAACTTGGGGCTGACGGCGCGCAGATAGGAACGCGCTTTATAGGAACCTACGAATGCGACGCGCCGCAGGCGTTTAAGGAGCTGCTTATTAGGTGTAAGCAAGAGGACATAGAGCTTTTGCATTCGCCCGTAGGTTATCCCGCGCGCGGCATTCGCACTAATCTTATCGAGCTAGTGGATAAGCGGCTTGGTCCTCCCATTCAATGCGTGAGCAACTGCGTTGTTCCGTGCAAAAGAGGAATCGAGGCAAAAGCGGTCGGATACTGCATCGCCGACAGGCTTAGCGACGCGGCGGAGGGCAATTTGGAAACGGGGTTGTTTTTTACGGGAAGCAACGGCTATCGGATCGATCGTTTTATAAGCGTAAGCGATCTGATAAAAAAGCTGGTTTATGGAGAAGATAGCTAA
- a CDS encoding N-acetylmuramoyl-L-alanine amidase, whose product MEKIAKFVVVLLAFFAVSLDAQKITRYQLERNRLIVEFESPLSPNDINDFIIKPTQDEPFRRVIDVKASYPHKPLIDTKTADAGVKIAQFNAEIARIVLSREDKFDVAISILANTLTIEFETKRIALLDGYKPIVAIDAGHGGRDTGALGVNKTKEKDIALKVAVLTAKILRDRGFEVEMTRENDKYVALQSRTSLANKIKADIFVSIHANACPPPYKLSGIETYFLSPAKSDRAKEVAALENSVVVDNMEKYSKEAFLNFLNREMVVSSNKLAIDIQRSLLFYARQKYAKTIDGGIREGPFWVLTGAQMPAALVEIGYITHKDEVKRLLDPSYQRLLAEGIALGIESYFINNFRR is encoded by the coding sequence ATGGAGAAGATAGCTAAATTCGTCGTCGTCTTACTGGCGTTTTTCGCCGTTTCGCTTGACGCGCAAAAAATTACGCGCTATCAACTCGAACGCAATCGCCTAATCGTCGAATTTGAAAGCCCGCTTAGCCCTAACGATATTAACGACTTTATCATCAAGCCTACGCAAGACGAGCCTTTTAGGCGCGTGATAGACGTTAAGGCTTCGTATCCGCACAAACCTCTTATCGATACGAAAACCGCCGACGCGGGCGTTAAGATCGCGCAGTTTAACGCTGAAATAGCGCGTATCGTATTATCGCGCGAGGATAAGTTCGACGTCGCGATCTCAATACTCGCAAACACCCTAACAATCGAATTTGAAACGAAGCGAATAGCTTTGCTCGACGGATATAAACCGATCGTGGCGATCGACGCGGGACACGGAGGGCGCGATACGGGCGCGCTTGGCGTCAACAAAACCAAAGAGAAGGATATAGCGTTAAAAGTAGCGGTATTAACGGCTAAGATCCTTCGCGATCGCGGCTTTGAAGTGGAGATGACGCGCGAAAACGACAAATATGTCGCGTTGCAGAGCCGCACCTCGTTGGCAAATAAGATCAAAGCCGATATTTTCGTTTCAATACACGCCAACGCTTGCCCGCCGCCGTATAAACTATCCGGCATAGAAACCTATTTTCTCTCGCCCGCTAAAAGCGATCGCGCCAAAGAGGTGGCGGCTTTGGAAAACTCGGTCGTCGTCGATAATATGGAAAAATACTCGAAAGAGGCGTTCTTGAACTTCCTAAACCGCGAAATGGTGGTAAGCTCCAATAAACTTGCGATCGACATTCAGCGATCATTGCTATTTTACGCCCGACAAAAATACGCAAAAACGATCGACGGCGGTATTAGGGAGGGTCCGTTTTGGGTGCTAACGGGGGCGCAAATGCCCGCCGCGCTTGTGGAAATCGGCTATATCACGCATAAAGACGAGGTAAAACGGCTTTTAGATCCAAGCTATCAACGTCTGCTCGCCGAAGGGATCGCGCTTGGGATCGAAAGCTACTTTATCAACAACTTTCGGCGTTGA